In Desulfovibrio sp. 86, the following proteins share a genomic window:
- a CDS encoding indole-3-glycerol-phosphate synthase gives MLLERFRTAKQAEVDALRLLADHGGMPAPLEGPRPDFLAALRGASGSPVVIEGRPLTVVAEYKRASPSRGIICESLEVEEVARQYAAAGAACLSILTEAAHFRGCLEYLERAAEAGLYAGARPPLLRKDFIFDPLQVAATAATPASALLLIVRLTPDVNTLRALREQAESHGMQAVVEVFDRDDLRIARESGARIIQVNARDLETLKTDRGAALNLAHACPPQKGETWIAASGIGRGEHLLAAAQAGFHAALVGSSLMEGAQPGRALSNLLEEAVNGARALGESREKPGEGGGHAH, from the coding sequence ATGCTGCTTGAGCGCTTTCGCACGGCCAAACAGGCGGAGGTGGACGCCCTGCGCCTGCTGGCGGACCATGGCGGCATGCCCGCGCCTCTTGAGGGGCCGCGGCCGGATTTTCTGGCGGCTCTGCGCGGCGCGTCCGGCTCCCCTGTTGTCATTGAGGGCCGTCCCCTAACGGTTGTGGCGGAATACAAAAGAGCCTCGCCCTCGCGCGGCATTATCTGCGAAAGCCTTGAGGTGGAAGAGGTGGCGCGCCAGTATGCTGCGGCAGGGGCCGCCTGCCTCTCCATCCTGACGGAAGCCGCGCATTTTCGCGGTTGTCTGGAGTATCTGGAGCGGGCGGCGGAGGCTGGTCTGTACGCGGGTGCGCGGCCGCCCCTGCTGCGCAAGGATTTCATCTTTGATCCCTTGCAGGTGGCAGCCACGGCGGCTACCCCGGCATCGGCCCTTCTGCTTATTGTGCGGCTTACGCCGGACGTAAACACGTTGCGAGCCCTGCGTGAACAGGCTGAAAGCCACGGCATGCAGGCAGTGGTCGAGGTTTTTGACCGTGATGACCTGCGGATCGCGCGTGAGAGCGGGGCGCGCATCATACAGGTCAACGCCCGCGATCTGGAAACACTGAAGACAGACAGGGGTGCAGCTCTTAATCTGGCCCACGCCTGCCCCCCGCAGAAAGGCGAAACCTGGATAGCCGCCAGCGGCATCGGCAGGGGCGAACATCTGCTGGCAGCCGCGCAGGCTGGCTTCCACGCCGCTCTTGTGGGCAGTTCCCTTATGGAGGGAGCGCAGCCGGGTCGCGCGTTGTCGAATCTGCTGGAAGAAGCGGTGAACGGCGCGCGCGCCCTTGGCGAAAGCCGGGAAAAGCCGGGGGAGGGCGGCGGTCATGCTCATTAA
- the trpD gene encoding anthranilate phosphoribosyltransferase has product MFLLIDNYDSFTYNLVQAFYALGHKPVVLHNDDPAVLEMAANPELAMVCISPGPGHPANAGFCPEFLKRLSPKIPVLGVCLGHQLLGLHAGARVEVGPCIMHGKQSEIVHDGMGLFSGLPNPMRVGRYHSLVVRADEDAENPRFTVTARGPEGEVMALRYNDRPWVGVQFHPESVLTPDGLRLLGNFPQSVMGAGSDASDFATILDTLARGEDLSAEMAAAGFAALMDGKMSPAQAGSFLIGLRMKGESALELAHATRAALARAVRVDGISGTTIDVVGTGGDGRNSFNCSTATSLVLAGMGYRVVKHGGRAVSSKCGSADALEALGIALDNNPASVAEMVKRRNFAFLFAPYFHPSFANIGPVRKELGVRTLFNILGPMINPARPSHLLMGVARPELVNLVAETLLQSPLYRAAVVCGAGNYDEITPIGPAQMAVLHAGAMTQMTLDPADFGIEPCSVEDLSVNGKDEAVAVLKDILDGNGPRAMMDMVTLNVGLAIYLLEENMDMALCMARAREAVSGGFGRKVLHAA; this is encoded by the coding sequence ATGTTCTTGCTCATAGATAACTACGATTCCTTCACCTACAATCTTGTGCAGGCGTTCTACGCCCTTGGGCACAAGCCTGTGGTGCTGCACAATGACGACCCGGCTGTGCTGGAAATGGCCGCCAACCCGGAACTTGCCATGGTCTGCATCTCTCCGGGGCCGGGGCATCCTGCCAATGCGGGTTTTTGCCCCGAATTCCTCAAACGCCTGAGCCCCAAGATTCCCGTGCTGGGCGTGTGCCTGGGGCATCAGCTGCTCGGCCTGCACGCCGGGGCGCGGGTAGAGGTCGGCCCCTGCATCATGCACGGCAAACAGTCGGAAATCGTGCACGACGGTATGGGCCTGTTCTCGGGCCTGCCCAACCCCATGCGGGTGGGGCGTTACCATTCGCTGGTGGTGCGGGCCGATGAGGACGCTGAAAATCCCCGCTTCACGGTGACGGCTCGCGGCCCGGAAGGCGAAGTCATGGCCCTGCGCTACAATGACCGCCCCTGGGTGGGGGTTCAGTTCCATCCCGAATCGGTGCTCACGCCCGACGGCCTGCGGCTGCTGGGCAACTTCCCCCAGTCCGTCATGGGCGCGGGGAGCGACGCCAGCGACTTTGCGACCATTCTGGACACGCTGGCCCGTGGAGAAGACCTCAGTGCGGAGATGGCGGCAGCCGGTTTTGCCGCGCTTATGGACGGAAAAATGAGTCCGGCCCAGGCGGGCAGCTTTCTCATCGGGCTTCGCATGAAGGGCGAAAGCGCCCTTGAGCTGGCCCACGCCACCCGCGCCGCCCTGGCCAGGGCCGTGCGCGTGGACGGCATCTCCGGCACGACCATTGACGTGGTGGGCACCGGCGGCGACGGGCGCAACTCTTTCAACTGCTCCACGGCCACGTCCCTCGTCCTGGCAGGGATGGGGTACAGGGTTGTGAAGCACGGCGGGCGCGCCGTTTCTTCCAAATGCGGCAGCGCCGACGCTCTGGAGGCTTTGGGCATCGCTCTGGACAACAATCCGGCCTCTGTGGCCGAAATGGTCAAACGGCGCAACTTCGCCTTTTTATTCGCGCCGTATTTTCATCCGTCCTTCGCCAACATCGGCCCTGTGCGCAAGGAACTCGGCGTGCGTACGCTTTTCAACATCCTCGGCCCCATGATCAACCCGGCCCGCCCCAGCCACCTGCTCATGGGGGTGGCCCGCCCGGAACTGGTGAACCTTGTGGCCGAAACCCTCCTTCAGTCGCCGCTTTACCGGGCCGCCGTGGTCTGCGGCGCTGGCAACTATGATGAAATAACGCCCATTGGCCCTGCCCAGATGGCCGTGCTGCACGCGGGCGCCATGACGCAGATGACCCTTGACCCTGCGGACTTCGGCATCGAACCCTGCTCGGTGGAAGACCTTTCGGTCAACGGCAAGGACGAGGCCGTTGCTGTGCTCAAGGACATTCTGGACGGCAATGGGCCACGCGCCATGATGGACATGGTCACGCTCAATGTGGGCCTGGCCATCTACCTTCTGGAAGAAAATATGGACATGGCCCTGTGCATGGCCCGTGCCCGCGAAGCCGTGAGCGGCGGTTTCGGCAGGAAGGTGCTGCATGCTGCTTGA
- a CDS encoding phosphoribosylanthranilate isomerase has product MLIKVCGLTRQQDLDMASSLGAGMCGFIFHAPSPRNVTPAHVASLESGTMLRVGVFVNQNADEICRIMAEARLDMAQLHGRQDVDCARTVGVQRVIRVIWPGRYCHRALLYNELQKHAGACACYLLDAGLTGGGSGTRLDWQDLSHLPAPHPWLLAGGLSADTVGQALRLCSPDGIDLNSGVEDAPGLKNAQKLAAALGVASKQKGNGYLS; this is encoded by the coding sequence ATGCTCATTAAGGTCTGCGGTCTCACCCGCCAGCAGGATCTGGATATGGCGTCCTCACTGGGAGCGGGCATGTGCGGCTTCATCTTTCACGCCCCAAGCCCACGGAACGTGACCCCCGCCCATGTGGCATCCCTTGAAAGCGGAACAATGCTGCGCGTGGGCGTTTTTGTGAACCAGAACGCGGACGAGATCTGCCGCATAATGGCTGAGGCGCGGCTGGACATGGCCCAGTTGCACGGCAGGCAGGATGTGGACTGCGCCAGAACCGTGGGAGTGCAAAGGGTCATACGGGTCATCTGGCCCGGCCGTTACTGCCACAGGGCGCTGCTCTACAATGAGCTGCAAAAACATGCCGGGGCCTGCGCCTGCTATCTGCTTGACGCCGGTCTCACTGGGGGTGGCAGCGGAACCCGCCTGGACTGGCAGGATCTGAGCCATCTGCCTGCCCCGCATCCCTGGCTGTTGGCAGGGGGCTTAAGTGCGGATACTGTGGGACAGGCCCTACGTCTCTGCTCACCTGACGGCATTGATTTGAATTCTGGCGTTGAAGATGCGCCTGGCCTGAAAAATGCGCAAAAGCTGGCAGCCGCTCTTGGGGTTGCCTCCAAACAGAAAGGCAATGGGTATTTGTCATGA
- a CDS encoding glutamine synthetase III family protein, producing MSSKTARHNAIQAITTYKPEAAPLNFADTRPTDIFGCNVFNDRVMRERLPKSVYRSLRKTIEFGQRMDPSIADTVAAVMKDWAIEKGATHFTHIFYPLTGQTAEKHDSFLMPDGSGGVIAEFSGSMLIRGEPDASSFPSGGLRSTFEARGYTAWDVTSPAYIMENPNGTFLCIPTMFLSWTGVALDKKTPLLRSSQALNREAKRVLRLFGQETELPVVAYAGLEQEYFAIDHNFNFARPDIQIAGRTLFGARPAKGQEFSDQYFGVIPQRVLSYMMEVERELYKLGVPVRCRHNEVAPSQYEIAPLYEVSNLAVDHNHIIMSTLRNVAKRYGLKCLLHEKPFAGVNGSGKHVNYSIGNADLGSLFDPGETPHANAKFLVFCAAMIRGVHKFGGLLRATVASASNDHRLGANEAPPAIMSIFLGDMLTEVFEAFRAGRIDDAANGKKRGALNIGVDTLPPLPADPGDRNRTSPVAFTGNRFEFRALGSSQSAAGSITALNVIMTDSLGFAADWLEKEMGEGRSFTEALESFISHVIEEHSAVIFNGDGYSEIWHKEAVRRGLPNLRTTPEALPVFVSPEVVEVYEKAGVLNRSELRARQDIYVEQYCKTVRTEANLIIRMARTIIFPAAMRYQGELASTAASMRSLGLEAKTITLEEVTDQLRQMQAAIAALENVLAEADALGVGFEAARHYCSEVLPHMARVRKHADMLETRVADDLWALPNYQEILFGK from the coding sequence ATGAGCAGCAAAACCGCCAGACACAATGCCATTCAGGCCATCACCACCTACAAGCCTGAAGCGGCCCCTCTCAATTTCGCCGATACCAGGCCCACAGACATTTTTGGCTGCAATGTTTTCAATGACCGCGTCATGCGCGAGCGTTTGCCCAAGAGCGTGTACCGCTCCCTGCGCAAGACCATTGAGTTCGGCCAGCGCATGGACCCTTCCATCGCCGACACCGTGGCCGCGGTCATGAAGGATTGGGCCATTGAAAAAGGGGCCACCCACTTTACCCATATTTTCTACCCGCTCACCGGGCAGACCGCCGAAAAGCACGACAGCTTTCTCATGCCCGACGGTTCTGGCGGCGTGATTGCCGAATTTTCCGGCTCCATGCTCATTCGAGGCGAACCCGACGCCTCTTCCTTTCCGTCCGGCGGCCTGCGCTCGACGTTCGAAGCGCGCGGCTACACGGCGTGGGATGTGACCAGCCCGGCCTATATTATGGAAAACCCCAACGGCACCTTTTTGTGCATCCCCACCATGTTCCTTTCGTGGACGGGCGTGGCTCTGGACAAAAAAACGCCGCTGCTGCGCTCCAGTCAGGCGCTCAACCGCGAAGCCAAGCGCGTGCTGCGTCTTTTCGGGCAGGAAACGGAACTGCCGGTGGTGGCGTATGCCGGGCTTGAGCAGGAATATTTCGCCATTGACCACAACTTCAATTTTGCCCGGCCCGACATACAGATAGCCGGTCGCACCCTTTTTGGCGCGCGTCCGGCCAAGGGGCAGGAATTCAGCGACCAGTACTTCGGCGTCATTCCCCAGCGGGTGCTTTCCTATATGATGGAAGTGGAGCGCGAGCTTTACAAGTTGGGCGTGCCCGTGCGCTGCCGCCACAATGAAGTGGCCCCCAGCCAGTACGAAATCGCGCCCCTGTACGAGGTCAGCAATCTGGCCGTGGACCACAACCACATCATCATGTCCACCCTGCGCAACGTGGCCAAGCGCTACGGGCTCAAGTGCCTGCTGCACGAAAAGCCCTTTGCCGGGGTCAACGGTTCGGGCAAGCATGTCAACTATTCCATCGGCAACGCGGATCTCGGCTCGCTCTTTGATCCCGGTGAAACGCCGCACGCCAACGCCAAGTTTCTGGTGTTCTGCGCGGCCATGATCCGTGGCGTGCACAAGTTCGGCGGCCTGCTGCGCGCCACCGTGGCCAGCGCCAGCAATGACCACCGCCTGGGTGCCAATGAAGCCCCCCCGGCCATCATGTCCATCTTCCTCGGCGACATGCTCACCGAAGTGTTTGAGGCTTTTCGCGCCGGACGCATCGACGATGCCGCCAACGGCAAAAAGCGCGGGGCGCTCAACATCGGCGTGGACACTTTGCCTCCGCTGCCCGCCGACCCCGGCGACCGCAACCGCACAAGCCCCGTGGCCTTTACCGGCAACCGTTTTGAGTTCCGCGCCCTTGGATCCAGCCAGTCTGCGGCGGGTTCCATCACGGCGCTCAACGTCATCATGACGGATTCGCTGGGCTTTGCCGCCGACTGGCTTGAAAAGGAAATGGGTGAGGGCAGAAGCTTCACCGAAGCTCTGGAATCCTTCATCAGCCATGTCATTGAGGAGCACAGCGCCGTCATTTTCAACGGCGACGGGTACTCCGAAATCTGGCACAAAGAGGCTGTACGGCGTGGCCTGCCCAACCTGCGCACCACCCCTGAAGCGCTGCCCGTGTTTGTCAGCCCCGAAGTGGTGGAAGTTTATGAAAAGGCGGGCGTGCTCAACAGGTCGGAACTGCGGGCACGGCAGGACATCTATGTGGAGCAGTACTGCAAGACCGTGCGCACAGAGGCCAACCTGATTATCCGCATGGCCCGCACAATCATATTCCCTGCCGCCATGCGCTATCAGGGCGAGCTTGCGAGCACCGCCGCCAGTATGCGCTCTCTGGGGCTGGAAGCCAAAACCATCACCCTTGAAGAGGTGACTGATCAGCTTCGCCAGATGCAGGCCGCCATCGCAGCGCTTGAGAACGTGCTGGCCGAGGCTGACGCCCTGGGCGTGGGTTTTGAGGCCGCCCGCCACTATTGCAGCGAAGTGCTGCCGCACATGGCCAGGGTGCGGAAGCACGCGGACATGCTGGAAACCCGCGTGGCGGACGATCTGTGGGCCCTGCCCAATTATCAGGAAATCCTGTTCGGCAAGTAG
- a CDS encoding anthranilate synthase component I family protein has translation MKENGDKLHSITLRQSARWLPADMDTPISLFMGMVGAGNGILLESAEVDGRWGRYSILACDPALFIFCREGKLVVDVKDQRLASLAAFEGRPFVEGLRELMGSLEIAPPENIAGLPPITRALYGYLGFGMAGLFNPTLASIMPENEADCILMLPATVLVFDHLYNRLCQVSLGEHRALQSARQSLEPRAARGSGPDIDPDKVCAEPGEEGYKDFVRRIKEMLRQGEAIQVVPSVRFSTPFMGNPFELYRRMRRFNASPYMFYMSFPELTLFGSSPEVMVRCTAGCLQLSPIAGTRKRGADDLEDARLAAELRDDPKERAEHVMLVDLGRNDLGRVARPGTVNLERYMEVERYSHVMHLTSRVSARLDAGLDALDVLAATFPAGTVSGAPKIRAMQIIRELEGRSRGPYAGCIGWLGLDKDSVNLDMGITIRSMWLRDNRLFWQAGGGIVHDSDPDMEWKEVCNKSAIMRLALRAEDEENVLAHR, from the coding sequence ATGAAAGAGAACGGTGACAAGTTGCACTCGATTACGCTGCGCCAGTCTGCCCGCTGGTTGCCAGCGGATATGGATACGCCCATCAGCCTGTTTATGGGCATGGTGGGCGCGGGCAATGGCATTTTGCTGGAAAGCGCCGAAGTTGACGGCCGTTGGGGCCGCTACAGTATCCTTGCCTGCGACCCGGCCCTCTTTATCTTCTGCCGCGAGGGCAAGCTGGTTGTGGACGTGAAGGATCAGAGGCTGGCCTCCCTCGCCGCCTTTGAAGGACGCCCCTTTGTGGAGGGGCTGCGGGAACTTATGGGCAGCCTTGAAATTGCGCCGCCGGAAAACATAGCCGGTCTGCCGCCCATAACCCGCGCCCTGTACGGCTACCTTGGCTTCGGCATGGCGGGGCTGTTCAATCCCACCCTGGCCAGCATCATGCCCGAAAACGAGGCCGACTGCATACTCATGCTGCCTGCAACGGTGCTGGTCTTTGACCATCTGTACAACCGTCTCTGCCAGGTGAGCCTTGGCGAGCACCGCGCCCTGCAAAGCGCCCGACAGTCTCTGGAGCCGCGCGCCGCCAGGGGTTCCGGGCCGGACATCGACCCGGACAAGGTGTGCGCCGAACCCGGCGAAGAGGGCTATAAGGACTTCGTGCGCAGGATCAAGGAGATGCTGCGCCAGGGGGAAGCCATCCAGGTGGTGCCCTCGGTGCGGTTCTCCACGCCCTTCATGGGCAATCCCTTTGAGCTTTACAGGCGCATGCGCCGTTTCAACGCTTCGCCCTACATGTTCTACATGTCTTTTCCCGAACTGACGCTTTTCGGCTCTTCGCCCGAGGTTATGGTGCGCTGCACTGCGGGTTGCCTGCAGCTTTCGCCCATAGCCGGCACACGCAAGCGCGGAGCCGACGATTTGGAAGACGCCCGCCTGGCGGCCGAGCTTCGCGACGACCCCAAGGAGCGCGCGGAGCATGTCATGCTGGTGGATCTGGGCCGCAACGACCTTGGCCGCGTGGCCCGGCCCGGCACGGTGAATCTGGAGCGCTACATGGAAGTGGAGCGGTACTCCCACGTCATGCACCTCACGAGCCGGGTTTCGGCTCGTCTGGATGCGGGGCTGGACGCCCTGGACGTGCTGGCGGCCACCTTTCCGGCGGGCACGGTTTCCGGCGCGCCCAAGATCCGCGCCATGCAGATCATCCGCGAGCTTGAAGGACGCAGCCGTGGCCCCTACGCGGGCTGCATCGGCTGGCTGGGACTCGACAAGGACAGCGTGAATCTGGACATGGGCATCACCATCCGCAGTATGTGGCTGCGCGACAACAGGCTTTTCTGGCAGGCGGGCGGGGGCATCGTCCACGACTCGGACCCGGATATGGAATGGAAAGAAGTGTGCAATAAATCAGCCATTATGCGCCTGGCCCTGCGTGCGGAGGACGAAGAAAATGTTCTTGCTCATAGATAA